Proteins encoded within one genomic window of Acipenser ruthenus chromosome 32, fAciRut3.2 maternal haplotype, whole genome shotgun sequence:
- the LOC131696796 gene encoding zinc finger protein 345-like gives MESVPIKEELPKLELVPIRLEFSGLSSLPIKQELCEMPSDSIKSEVSGIKAERNELEISQTEEPLPVNEEVLEMLPSRTTFDALDNVKMESVPIKEELPKLELVPIRLEFTGLASLPIKQELCETPCDSIKPVVSGIKAERNELEISQTEEPVPMKEEVLEMVRIKLEPLKEEVLLKPGKEESEDLKAAPTELGPVHLRECSVVLERIFVRKQGSGEEGSPNSTQGGGQDDESSHSECSPAGSSPAVQARTQLRNLKILRGEKLNTRGEKPYRCSDCGKSFSLSGDLVIHQRIHTGEKPYRCSDCGKRFKSSGHRTAHQRIHTGEKPHCCSDCGKSFRSSGDLVIHQRIHTGEKPYRCSDCGKRFNSSGHRTAHQRIHTGERPHCCSDCGKSFRNSGDLVIHQRIHTGEKPYRCSHCGKSFSLSGNFELHKRTHKGEKPYHCSDCGKSFSRSEHLLIHQRIHTGERPYHCTDCGKSFSRSGQLVTHQRIHTGEKPYYCSDCGKSFRDSADLKKHQRIHTGVKPYHCSDCGKSFSQSGQLGKHQRVHTGEKPFHCSDCGKSFSSSANLVSHQRIHSGEKPYHCSNCGKSFRHSASFAVHRRIHTGEKPYCCSHCGKSFGQLGHLISHQRIHTGEKPYRCSDCGKSFRRSGHLVSHRRVHTGEKPYHCSDCGKSFSKSRSLVTHQQIHTGEKKKRKCK, from the exons ATGGAATCAGtcccgattaaagaggagctccctaaacttgaactggtccccattagactggAGTTCTCTGGACtgtcttccctccccattaaacaggagctctgtgagatgccatCTGACAGCATCAAGTCGGAGGTGTCTGGGATTAAAGCTGAgcgcaatgaattggagatctcccagacagaagaaccccttcctgtgaatgaagaggtgctggaaatg ttaccaagcAGAACCACGTTTGATGCCTTGGAcaatgtgaagatggaatctgtcccgattaaagaggagctccctaaacttgaactggtccctattagactggagttcactggactggcttccctccccattaaacaggagctctgtgagacgcCCTGTGACAGCATCAAGCCAGTGGTGTCTGGAATTAAAGCTGAGCGCAACGAACTGGAGatctcccagacagaagaaccagtTCCTAtgaaagaagaggtgctggaaatggtgcGTATTAAACTGGAGCCCCTGAAAGAGGAGGTACTCTtgaaaccagggaaggaagaatccgaagacttgaaagcagcccccactGAGCTGGGTCCGGTacacctgcgggagtgtagcgtggtgctggagagaatctttGTGAGAAAGCAAGgctctggagaggaaggctctcccaacagcacgcaaggaggtggacagGACGACGAGAGCTCACATTCAGAGTGCAGTCCAGCAG gttccagtccagcagttcAAGCAAGGACCCAGTtaaggaatttaaaaatactgagaGGAGAGAAATTAAATaccagaggagagaaaccgtatcgctgctctgactgtggaaagagttttagTCTCTCAGGAGACCTTgtgatacaccagcgaattcacacaggagagaaaccctatcgctgctctgactgtggaaagaggttcaagtcatcaggacaccgtacagcacaccagcgaattcacacaggagagaaaccgcattgctgctctgactgtggaaagagtttcaggagctcaggagaccttgtgatacaccagcgaattcacacaggggagaaaccctatcgctgctctgactgtggaaagaggttCAACTCATCAGGACACCGtacagcacaccagcgaattcacacaggagagagaccgcattgctgctctgactgtggaaagagtttcaggaactcaggagaccttgtgatacaccagcgaattcacacaggagagaaaccttatcgctgttctcactgtgggaagagtttcagtctgtcaggaaattttgaattgcataagcgaactcacaaaggagagaaaccatatcactgttctgactgtgggaagagtttcagtcggtcagaacaCCTATTAATACATCAGCGAATACACACTGGAGAGAGACCGTatcactgcactgactgtgggaagagtttcagtcgatcAGGACAACTtgtaacacaccagcgaattcacacaggagagaaaccatattactgctctgactgtgggaagagtttcagggattCAGCagaccttaaaaaacaccagagaattcacacaggagtaaAGCCATATCACTGCTCCGACTGTGGTaaaagtttcagtcagtcaggacaactTGGAAAACATCAGCgggttcacacaggagaaaaaccgtttcattgctctgactgtgggaagagtttcagttcgtcagcaaaccttgtttcacaccagcgaattcactcaggagagaaaccgtatcactgctctaactgtgggaaaagtttccgTCACTCAGCATCCTTTGCTGTACACcggcgcattcacacaggagagaaaccgtattgctgctctcactgtgggaagagtttcggtCAGTTAGGACACTTAATTTcacaccagcgtattcacacaggagagaaaccgtaccgttgctctgactgtgggaagagtttcagacggtcgggacaccttgtttcacaccggcgtgttcacacaggagagaaaccgtaccactgctctgattgtgggaagagtttcagtaagtCAAGATCGCTTgttacacaccagcaaattcacacaggagagaaaaaaaaaagaaaatgtaaataa
- the LOC131703243 gene encoding histone H2A-like encodes MSGRGKTGGKARAKAKTRSSRAGLQFPVGRVHRLLRKGNYAQRVGAGAPVYLAAVLEYLTAEILELAGNAARDNKKTRIIPRHLQLAVRNDEELNKLMGGVTIAQGGVLPNIQAVLLPKKTEKPAKK; translated from the coding sequence ATGTCTGGAAGAGGAAAGACTGGCGGTAAAGCTCGTGCTAAAGCAAAGACTCGCtcctccagggcaggactgcagttcccagtcggTCGTGTCCACAGGCTActgcggaagggaaactatgcccagcgtgtgggcgctggagccccggtctatctggccgctgtgctcgagtacctgactgctgaaatcctggagttggccgggaacgccgcccgggacaacaagaaaaccagaatcatcccgcgtcacctgcagctcgctgtgcgcaacgacgaggagctcaacaagctgatgggaggcgtcaccatcgctcagggcggagtgctgcccaacatccaggccgtgctgctgcccaagaaaaccgagaagccagCCAAGAAATAA
- the LOC117395178 gene encoding histone H3: MARTKQTARKSTGGKAPRKQLATKAARKSAPATGGVKKPHRYRPGTVALREIRRYQKSTELLIRKLPFQRLVREIAQDFKTDLRFQSSAVMALQEASEAYLVGLFEDTNLCAIHAKRVTIMPKDIQLARRIRGERA, translated from the coding sequence ATGGCAAGAACGAAGCAGACCGCGCgtaagtccaccggtggaaaggcgCCCAGGAAACAGCTTGCTACCAAGGCTGCTCGAAAGAGCGCCCCCGCTACCGGCGGCGTGAAGAAACCTCACCGCTACAGACCTGGCACTGTGGCTCTGAGGGAGatccgccgctatcagaaatccaccgagctgctgatccgcaaactgcccttccagcggctcgtccgagaaatcgctcaggatttcaagaccgacctgcgcttccagagctccgctgtgatggcgctgcaggaggctagcgaggcttacctggtcgggctctttgaggacaccaacctgtgtgccattcacgccaagagagtcaccatcatgcccaaagacatccagctggcccgccgaATCCGAGGGGAACGCGCTTAA